The Methanoregula sp. UBA64 genome contains the following window.
CCGCATTCCCGACTGCCATCCCGATCCGCCAGCCGGTCATGTTGTAGGTCTTCGAGAGCGAGTGCATCTCGATCCCTACCTCCATGGCCCCTTTTGCCTCTAAAAACGACGGGGCTTTGTAACCATCGAATGCTACCTCGGAGTACGGGTTGTCCGAGACAACCACGATGTTATGGTCCGCGGCAAAGTCCACGACCTCTTTGTAAAACGAGAGGGGGGCAATGGCTGCCGTGGGGTTGTTCGGGTAGTTGATGAACATGAGCTTTGCCGAGCGGACAACCTTGTCCGGGATATTGTCGAGGACCGGGAGGAAATTATTCTCCCGCAGGAGCGGCATCTCGTGGACTTTTCCTTCGGAAAACAGGGTGCCGGTCGAGTACCCCGGGTAGCCGGGGCTCGGGGCGAGCACGTAGTCGCCCGGGTTCACGAATGCCTCGCCGATATGGGTGATCCCGTCTTTTGAGCCCATCAGGGCAAGGGTTTCTTTTGCAGCATCGAGCCTGACCCCGAACCGCTTGTGGTACCAGCCGGCAACAGCCTCGCGGTACGCCGGCATCCCGGCATACGAGGGGTAATGGTGGTTTGCTGGGTCGCGTGCGGCGGTGCAGAGGGCTTCTACTATGTGGGGCGGGGTGGGGAGATCCGGGTCGCCGACGCCCAGATCGATTATGTCCACACCTTTTTTCTGCTGCTCTGCTTTCATCTCGTCAATCCGTGCAAAAAGGTACGGCGGGAGATTGCTCATGCGTGCGGAATACATACGTGTACCTATCATTGGAGCAGGCGCTACTAGAAAGTTACCCAGATACGGGACAGACCGTATACCCTTATCTGTCGGGAGCCGCTAACACCCACCCATGGAGACAGGACAAAAAACCGAACCGCCCGGGGAGATCTGCGTCCTGTACGTGACCGCCCCGCCATCGCAGTCGGAGGCCCTCGCAAAGAGCCTCCTCTGTAAACGCCTTATTGCCTGTGCAAATATTACCCCGGTAAGATCCCTGTACCGCTGGAAAGGCAAAGACTGCGACGACAAAGAAGACCTGCTCATCATAAAAACGAGAAAAAGCCTCGTGCAGGCAGTCATTGCCGCGGTAAAAGCAGAGCACCCCTACGAGGTCCCGGAGATCATTGCACTCCCGGTCATTGCCGGCCACCTGCCCTATAGTGACTGGGTGTACGCGGAGACTGAACAGGCAATACCGGGGACTGCCCCGGCCGCATAGCGAAGGTTTTTCCATGCCCCGGCGTATGCTGTACAAGGCTTGATATGGCAGGGAACGATACCACGACCGAAGCTTTGCAGGCAAAGAAGACGGCAGTCCTTGTCCTCGGCTGCCCGCAGGTCCCGGTGCAGACAAGCATTGCGCTGTACCTGGCAGACAAACTGTCCGGGGCGGGCATTGCCCCGGTGATTGCCGGGAACAAGGCGGCAAACACCCTCCTTGTAGTCGCCGACCCGAAACGGCATTACCTAAAAGAGGTCATGGACCTCGACCGGGCGGTTGCCCAGATATCCGACAAGAAGCGGGATTTCGACCTCTGCTTTGTCTTTATCCACAACGATGCCGGGGTCAGCTATGCCGCGACCATGGCAGCGATCTCGAAAGCAGCGATCTACCCGGTGATCTACGGCGAGCACTGGGAGGAGATGGCTGCCCAAATCACCTTCCCCTGCACAAAAATTGCCGCAAAGGCCGTGCACAATCCCCTGCCTTTAAAGAAGATAATCGACGAGGTGGCACCGTCATGGGCTGCGTAGAATCACTCCCCTACGAGGTTGTCATAAAGGACGCCTCGTTCAAGGAATGCCGGGAATACATCAAAAGCCATTTCCCCGAATCCATCGATGTGGAGCCGGGATTCAAGATCTTCGATGTCCACACTATCGGCGTCCCCCCGATCGCAGTGGGCCTGGACGGCAATTTCGTGATCTTCCCCTACACAAAGCCCTGCCACGGGACCTTCCTGCTAAGGGTCGAGGATGCACAAGAGGCCGCCCGGCTCCGTGCATTAAAAAAATAGGTATCACGGAGACCGGGACTGCATATCCCCCGGGTGTCTCCCGATCGTCCCTTCCCGTAACAGGGGAGAAAATATAATAATTGGTGTGCGCGAAGTAATAGTATAAAAAGGGATTTTTGAACATATGGAATCAAAAGGAAAAGTGCTTCTGGTTGACGACGAGGAGATCATCATCGATGTCTCAAAGGAAGTACTCAGGTTTCTTGGCTACGATGCAGTCTTTGCCCGGGAAGGCAGGGCTGCAATGGATCTGTACCGCCAGGAAAAAGAGGCAGGCAGGCCCTTTGACCTTGTTATCATCGATCTCACCATGCCTGAAGGAATGGACGGGCGCGAGACGATCGAAAAGCTCCGCGAATACGACAGCAGCGTAAAAGCGGTTGTCTCAAGCGGCTATGCGAACGATCCGGTTGTTCAGGATTTTGGCAGGTATGGTTTTTCAGGCCGGCTCACGAAGCCCTACCGGATCAACGAGATGAAGGCCATTCTCGAAGAGCTGATCCAGAAATAATCTTTTTTTAGCCCGTCACTATCCCAACATATATACCGTTTCCTGATCACCAGTCTGGTAGTGGGAGCTGGTTATGAAGGACATATCCGTACTCATCGGTGGCAGGGCAGGAGACGGGATCAACAGTGCCGGTGCAGTCGTGGCCTGGCTTTTCTCCCGGCTCGGGTATTACGTATTTGTATCAACGGATTATCCCTCCCTTATCCGGGGAGGCCATAATTTTACCATGGTCAGGGCCGCGGATCATCCGGTCGGGGCATACAATGACCGGTTCGACTACCTGGTAGCGCTCAACCAGGAGACGCTGGACCTTCACGCACCGCACTGTCCCGACTGCATTATTGTGGCAAATGCCGATCAGGTCAAAAAGCCCGGCTCCGGGCAGACTATTTCTGTAGGGGAGATCCTCAAAGAGGAATCTGCCCCACCGGTCACCGGGAACTCCGCGATGATCGGTGCATTTGCAAAAGCTGCGGGAATTCCCTGGAAGACCCTCGAAGAGGTCTTTACGGCACATATGCCAAAGGCAGCAGATGAGAACCTCCGGGTTGCACGGCGGGCATACGGTGCGGTTAATACGGTACGGCCGGTCCCGGTCCTTGGAAAGGCACCGCTGTCCCTTATCACCGGAAACGAAGCGATCGGCCTTGGTCTTGCCTCCGGCGGCCTTGACTCCTATATCGCCTACCCGATGACTCCCTCCTCCACACTTCTCCATTACCTTGCAGGCAATGCGGAACGGCTCGGGATCACGGTCTTCCACCCGGAGAGCGAGATCGCGGTGATCCTTGCCGGGATCGGGAGCGCGGTCGCCGGGAAAAAGACCGCAGTCGGAACATCCGGCGGAGGATTTTGCCTGATGACCGAAGGACTCTCTTTTGCCGGGATGGCAGAGGTCCCCCTCGCAATCCTTGTCTCGCAAAGGACCGGGCCGTCAACCGGTCTCCCCACCTACACAGGTCAGGCGGATCTCCGGTTCGTACTCCATGCCGGGCAGGGGGAGTTTCCCCGGATCGTTGTTGCCCCCGCCGATGCCGGGGAGGCATATGTCTGGTCGGACGCCGCGCTCCGGCTGGCCTGGAAGTACCAGGTCCCGTCGATCGTGCTCTCCGACAAGTCTCTTTCAGAGAGTACCTACAGCCTCAGGTATGAAGATCTGGCGCTGCTCTCCATTGGGGAACGCGGCACTGCGGGGGACAATGACGTCCCGTACCGGAGGTACCGTACCACCCTTTCAGGAGTATCGCCCCTTGCATTTCCCGGAACCACCGGCGCCGTTGTCAAGACCAACAGTTACGCTCACGATGAAGACGGGATCACAACCGAAGACGCGGCCCTTGTTGCAGAGATGGCGGACAAGCGCCGGCGAAAGGAAACTGCCCTTATCGAAGAGCTGGCACACCTTCCCTGCGTTAGTACCGGGGGAAAAACAGATGCCCCGGTTGCGCTCCTCTGCTGGGGTTCTGTCGGAAACGCGTGCAGCGAGGTGGCTGCGGAACTGGGCCTTCGGGTGATCCGGCCGCTCGTACTCTCACCGTTCCCGGACCGGCAGTTCACCGATGCCTGTACCGGGGTGGAGCGCCTGATCGCTGTTGAGGAGAACGCAACCGGGCAGCTGGCGTCGCTCGTGAAAGAACACGGGGGCAGGGCAGACGCTACGGTCCTCAAGTACGATGGCCGGCCGTTCACGCCCGAAGAACTGAAACTGCGGGTACAGGAGGTGCTCGCATCATGACCCGGAACCTGATCACCCCGGCCCAGAACACCTGGTGCCCGGGCTGCGGGAACTTCTCGATCCAGCACACGCTCAAGGATATCCTCGCCGGCATGGAAAACGAGGGAAGATCTCTGGACAACGTGGTGCTCGTCTCCGGAATCGGCTGCCACGCGAAGATCGCCGATTACCTCAACATCAGCACGGTCTATACCCTCCACGGGCGGACGATCCCGGTGGCGACGGGGCTTAAACTTGCAAACCCGGAACTTACCGTGATCTGCTGTGCCGGGGACGGGGATGCATATGCCGAAGGGCTCGACCACCTGATCTTTGCGGCCAAGAGAAATATCGATCTCACCATGATCGTCCACAACAACCGGGTCTATGGTCTCACTACCGGCCAGTACACGCCAACTTCGCCGCTCGGGTTTAAAGGGAAGTCCACGCCCACAGGGACAGCCGAGTACCCGTTCAACCCGCTGGAACTGATGCTTGCCGGGGGAGCCACCTATGTTGCCCGGGGGTATACGAGGAAGATGCCCCAGCTGGCCGCACTCATCCGGCAGGGCATTGCCCACAAGGGTTTTGCCTTCATCGACGTCCTCCAGATCTGTGCAAGCTTCTTTAACATGACCGAATATTACCAGTCCCGGGTCTACGACCTTGCCGGCCACGATCCGGCGGACTTCGATCAGGCCTGCAAAAAAGCCCGGGAATGGGACTACAACCGCGATGCCCCCATCGCCCTTGGGGTATTCTATGAGAAAGGGTATCCTGCCTTTAACGATCGCTTCCCCTTAAAAAAGGCGATGACTGCCGAGGAGCGACAGCAGCAGATCCACGATCTTTTTGTGGCTGCAACATGAATATCCGGAAGGGATCCGCAAATGATACCGGCAGACCGCAAACAGTGTAGGTATGATTCAGGGGTGGAATAACGGATACTTCCAAAGAGGGCCCCGTGATGCCCCCGACGGATCAGCAGCAGCCGTCCACGGTATCCCTTATCCTTATCCCGTTCCTGATCGTTGCTGTCTGGATCATTGAAAATTACCTGTTCTCCGGGGGAGATCTGGTATCCTTAAAGACATCTGTTTCGGGACTCCTCCTCTATACGTTCCTTTCGTGTATCCTCGTCGGGATCATCGTGCCGCTCATCCGGATCCGCGCGGCCTTCCGGGCCGGGGCGGTAAATATGTTCCAGCTAGGGTTTCGATCCCTGCGGCGTACGGTCGCGGCCGTCGGCCTGACCATCCTGGCAGGATATACAATCATTCTCTTAATGAGGGTGTACGGGATTGGGCCGGGCAGGGATGCCGGGTTTTTCCTCTTTGTTTATTTGTTCCCGACAACCATTGCAGCGACAATGATCGTCTGGGGACTCCTGGGAACCCATATTCAGGCATATGTACGGAACGGAGGAGTCCTCGTATCCATCGTCACCGGGGTGATAATGACGGCACTTCTCTTTGCATGCTCAATGACCCTGCTTCTGGCGTCCGGCAGGATAGCGGAGGCCTTCCCGGGGTACCTGGCCGCAGGTATCGTTGCCGCCCTCTTCTTCTTTGCGGTGCGGGACATCTATGCCACGATTATCGCAGTCACCTGCGCCCTTGTCGTGATCGCAGGGTCTGTACCGGATTTTTCCATCCCGTATTCCCTTGCTCCCGCTGCGATCCTCTGCTCGTTTCTTACATTCGGGGTCCTTCTCGCAGCCCACGGGCATTTTTCCCGCCACTATACTACCGTGAAACTGCCATAAAACCGGCAAACCGCGAGAGTTTGCACAGTTTTTTGGTATTCCGGGTCTTCCCCGCCAGCGTATCGCCCAAAAAAGCCAAATTTTATGAATCTGTGAGATGAACGGTATGCATATGTCTCACGTAAAAGTATACGGACCGCTGCTGGGTCTGCTTCTTATCGCGTGCGTGCTCCTTGCCGGCTGTTCAAGCCAGTCCTCTACCTCAGTAACAACCACGGTTCCGACCACGCAGGCAACGGCAAAGTACACTGCCGGCGATGTTGTCGCAAAGACATCCTCTGCCCAGACCGGGGTCTGGCTGATCGTGTCATACGATTCAGCTAAGGATCAGTACGAGCGGACAACTATCGTAAAGAATTCCGATGGATCCTGGGGCCACCGGGAAACGAGCACGACAGAAAAGTTCCCCCGTGCGGAGATGGAGAAATTATATCCCGCCAAAATCACGCATGTCTCCGTCACGTCCATCCAGGTCCAGACACCCACCATCGCAACCACGGCAACAACCGTTGCATCGGGACCGGCGCCATCTATAACCTCGATATCTCCCACGAGCGGTGCAACCGGATCTACGGTCAGCCTGACCATCAACGGCAACAATTTCCAGAGCGGTGCAACCGTGCGCCTGATCCAGCCGGGAAAGATGCCCGTCGTGGCAACCGGGGTCTCTGCCTCCTCAAACCAGATCACCTGCAATGTCGCACTGAGCAACCTGGATGCCGGAACCGCTAATATCCAGGTCACGAACCCTGGCGGCCAGTCAACCTCGCTCCCGGGTGCATTTACGATCGGTGCCGCATCGCCGACCATCTCCAGCTTCAGCCCTACAAGCGGTGATCTCGGCGAATCGATCACCCTGACCGTCAACGGGCAGAATCTGGCCAACGTTCTCTCGGTAATTCTTGTGGGCTCATCAGATTCCCAACAGATTCCCTGTACGGGTATCTCAAACGGAGGAACATCCACAAAGCTGACCTGCAATCTTGCGATCTCCTCATCTGCAACATCCGAGACGTATGTGGTAAAAGTTATTGGTGACGGAGGGGTTGCGGGAACCTCCGGTTCCACCTTTACCGTTACGAACAAGACAGCATGATACCCTATTACCTATTTTTCCCGGTCTGTTGATGCCTGAAATGCCGGTGACAGGATGGAGACACTCCTTTTTTCGGTTCTGATCCTGGGCGTTACCGGCTGTGCGATCGGTTTTGCTTCCGGCTTTTTTGGGATAGGCGGGGGTTTTCTCATGGTGCCGGTGCAGTACTGGCTGCTCACCAGCCTCGGGTTCGATCCAACCCTCTCCCTTCGGATCGCATTTGGCACCAGCCTTGCCGTTATCGTGCCGACGGCACTCTCCGGCACCTGGGGCCACCACTGCCGGCGCTGCGTACTGGTGCGTCCCCTGCTCCTGATGATAATCCCCGGTATTCTCGGGGCGGTCACCGGTGCGGCAATTACCATCCACGCACCGGGCAGGCTCATGGAATGCCTTTTTGGCGTACTTCTCCTCCTTGCAGCAGCACGGATGTTCCTTTCCGCAATTCCCACCGGGGACGGGCAGATCCGGCAGAATCCCGGCTTGTACCTGATATGGGGATTCGTGTTTGGCCTTGTCTCCGGGCTTTTTGGGATTGGCGGCGGGATCGTGATGGTACCGGTGATGACAACCGTTCTTGGCATTCCCCTTCGTCAGGCCATCGGTACATCGACGGCGTTTATGTTCTGCTCGGCTGCGACCGGCGTGGTGTCTTATATCGTGGGAGGAATGGGCGTTCCCGGTCTGCCCCCGTTCTCCTTTGGATATGTCAACGGGATGTTCTGGGCGGTTCTCGCCCTTGCAAGCGTGCCCTTTGCACTTCTGGGAGTCCGTGCCGCACATACCATCCCGCCGGAGAAGATCCGTCTGCTCTTTGTTTTGGTAATGCTCGGAATGGGAACCTATATGATATCAGGCATTGCCTGACGTGATTGACGGGCGGCAGATACTACAAGTACTATCGAAATAATTATTCCCTGCGCTCTACCACACTCTACCAGCCGTAAAAAGGAATGGTTTTTACGGATCGATACACGTGTAATTTCCAGCGGACCTGTCTGCCATCCGAAACAGGGGAACGGGAGCAGGATATCCCACGGGGTGTTGATTTGCCCGCTGACCGGACCTGCCCGGCGGGGTTTGCATCAAAAGACCGATTCAAAAAAGAGGAGTAAAACTGGTAATTATGGTTTCCCGAGAACTTGTGCCCGGCGTGTACTGGGTCGGCGCCTATGATTTTGACCGGCGGATCTTCGATGAACTGATCCCGCTGCCGGAAGGAACGACATACAACGCGTATCTGGTAAAGGGCAGCGAAAAGACGGCCCTGATCGATACGGTCGATCCGACCAAGGAGTATGATCTGATCTCGAACCTTGTCAAGCTCGGCATCGAGAAGATCGACTATATCGTGATCAACCATGCGGAACAGGATCATGCAGGTTCGCTCCCGATGGTGCTTGAGTTCTATCCTGACGCGCAGGTAGTCACCAATGCCAAGTGTCGGGACCTCCTTATTGCCCTCCTGCATCTCCCCGAAAGCCGGTTTACCATTATCGAAGACAACGGGACCCTCTCGCTGGGAGACCGGACGCTCCGGTTTTTGATCACGCCCTGGACGCACTGGCCCGAGACCCAGCTGACGTTCCTTGCCGAAGACCGGATCCTCTTTCCCTGCGACCTCTTCGGGTTCCATGCTGCAACTACCGAACTCTTTATCACCGACGAGGCATGGGCCTGCCGGTCGGCAAAACGGTATTATGCAGAGATCATGATGCCGTTCCGCAGCAGCATCAAGGGGTACGTGGAACGGGTGCGGGAACTCGATCCGGCCATTATCGCTCCCAGCCACGGCCCGCTGTACAAAAATCCGAAGTTCATCCTCGATGCGTACGCCGGATGGGTTTCGGACGAGGTCAAAAACGAGGTTATCATCCCATATATCTCGATGCACGGGAGCACGGCAAAGATGGTGGATCACCTCACCGGGGCCCTTGTCACCCGGGGGATTGTGGTAAAGCCTTTTAACCTCTCCCGGACGGATACCGGCGAACTTGCCTGTTCCCTTGTCGATGCAGCAACCCTTGTGATCGCCACGCCGACGGTCCTCTTTGGCCCGCACCCTTCCGTTGTATCGGCAACCTACCTTGCAAACGTGCTCCGGCCCAAGACCCGGTTTGCAACCGTCATCGGGTCCTACGGGTGGGGCGGCAAGACCGTTGAGACTATCACAAAGATGCTCGACCATGTCAAGGTCGAACTTCTCCCCCCGGTTACCGTGCTTGGCGAACCGGACGAAAAGGCCATGCTGGACCTTGACCGGCTGGCAGACGAAATCTTAAAGAAGCACAAAGAACTCAACATCGTATAAAGGAGGGTGTAACCATGACAAAACTGCTTGAAGTCTACAAGTGTATGGTCTGCGGGAACATCGTAAAGGTCGTCCATGCATCCGGAGGAACACTCGTCTGCTGCGGGCAGCCGATGGTGCTCCAGCAGGAAAAGACCGAGGACCAGGGAAAAGAGAAGCATGTCCCTGTCGTCGAGAAGACTGCCAACGGTATCCTCGTGAAGATCGGCGCCGTTCCCCACCCGATGGAAGAGAAACACTACATCGAATGGGTCGAGGTCCACGATGGGGAGAAGGTCTATGTCCGGTATTTCAAACCTGGCGAGAAACCCGAGGCAGAGTTCCCGGTCAAGAGTGCCGAGGTAAAAGTCAGGGAATACTGTTCGGTCCACGGTCTCTGGACCAACAAGGCCTGAACCTTTACCATTCCTTTTTTTTTATCGTTTATGGCAGGCAAATGCTCATAGAGCACCAGCGACAACCACCTAAGTGATGCGCCGTCTCCTTTATCTCTCCACGATCGCTGCCGATCTGGGAGATATCTTCTTTTTTATCGCCCCGCTGACCGCGATCCCCCTCATAGTGACGGTGCTCTTTGCAGAGTGGTCCATCTTTCTTCCCATGGCGGTCGTCCCGGTCGTCTTTTTCCTGTTGGGGGCGGGGATGAAACACCTCCCAAGAAACGAGCGCGAGAACCGGCTCTCGACATCCCTGTGCTCGATCGCCCTCTTCTGGATGGCTTGTGCAATGGTGAGCGGCCTCCCGTTCCTGTTCGGCCTTAACA
Protein-coding sequences here:
- a CDS encoding LL-diaminopimelate aminotransferase, whose protein sequence is MYSARMSNLPPYLFARIDEMKAEQQKKGVDIIDLGVGDPDLPTPPHIVEALCTAARDPANHHYPSYAGMPAYREAVAGWYHKRFGVRLDAAKETLALMGSKDGITHIGEAFVNPGDYVLAPSPGYPGYSTGTLFSEGKVHEMPLLRENNFLPVLDNIPDKVVRSAKLMFINYPNNPTAAIAPLSFYKEVVDFAADHNIVVVSDNPYSEVAFDGYKAPSFLEAKGAMEVGIEMHSLSKTYNMTGWRIGMAVGNAEILSGLGRVKTNVDSGVFNAVQHAAIAALSGPQDCVREACAIYQERRDVLVGGLRELGFDVPSPKATFYVWMPVKDCMSFTAKLLNEAGIVVTPGVGFGSAGEGYVRFAITRPVERIREALERMRRLSL
- the cutA gene encoding divalent-cation tolerance protein CutA; this translates as METGQKTEPPGEICVLYVTAPPSQSEALAKSLLCKRLIACANITPVRSLYRWKGKDCDDKEDLLIIKTRKSLVQAVIAAVKAEHPYEVPEIIALPVIAGHLPYSDWVYAETEQAIPGTAPAA
- a CDS encoding DUF1890 domain-containing protein, whose product is MAGNDTTTEALQAKKTAVLVLGCPQVPVQTSIALYLADKLSGAGIAPVIAGNKAANTLLVVADPKRHYLKEVMDLDRAVAQISDKKRDFDLCFVFIHNDAGVSYAATMAAISKAAIYPVIYGEHWEEMAAQITFPCTKIAAKAVHNPLPLKKIIDEVAPSWAA
- a CDS encoding DUF1894 domain-containing protein, which encodes MGCVESLPYEVVIKDASFKECREYIKSHFPESIDVEPGFKIFDVHTIGVPPIAVGLDGNFVIFPYTKPCHGTFLLRVEDAQEAARLRALKK
- a CDS encoding response regulator — protein: MESKGKVLLVDDEEIIIDVSKEVLRFLGYDAVFAREGRAAMDLYRQEKEAGRPFDLVIIDLTMPEGMDGRETIEKLREYDSSVKAVVSSGYANDPVVQDFGRYGFSGRLTKPYRINEMKAILEELIQK
- a CDS encoding 2-oxoacid:acceptor oxidoreductase subunit alpha; translation: MKDISVLIGGRAGDGINSAGAVVAWLFSRLGYYVFVSTDYPSLIRGGHNFTMVRAADHPVGAYNDRFDYLVALNQETLDLHAPHCPDCIIVANADQVKKPGSGQTISVGEILKEESAPPVTGNSAMIGAFAKAAGIPWKTLEEVFTAHMPKAADENLRVARRAYGAVNTVRPVPVLGKAPLSLITGNEAIGLGLASGGLDSYIAYPMTPSSTLLHYLAGNAERLGITVFHPESEIAVILAGIGSAVAGKKTAVGTSGGGFCLMTEGLSFAGMAEVPLAILVSQRTGPSTGLPTYTGQADLRFVLHAGQGEFPRIVVAPADAGEAYVWSDAALRLAWKYQVPSIVLSDKSLSESTYSLRYEDLALLSIGERGTAGDNDVPYRRYRTTLSGVSPLAFPGTTGAVVKTNSYAHDEDGITTEDAALVAEMADKRRRKETALIEELAHLPCVSTGGKTDAPVALLCWGSVGNACSEVAAELGLRVIRPLVLSPFPDRQFTDACTGVERLIAVEENATGQLASLVKEHGGRADATVLKYDGRPFTPEELKLRVQEVLAS
- a CDS encoding thiamine pyrophosphate-dependent enzyme; translation: MTRNLITPAQNTWCPGCGNFSIQHTLKDILAGMENEGRSLDNVVLVSGIGCHAKIADYLNISTVYTLHGRTIPVATGLKLANPELTVICCAGDGDAYAEGLDHLIFAAKRNIDLTMIVHNNRVYGLTTGQYTPTSPLGFKGKSTPTGTAEYPFNPLELMLAGGATYVARGYTRKMPQLAALIRQGIAHKGFAFIDVLQICASFFNMTEYYQSRVYDLAGHDPADFDQACKKAREWDYNRDAPIALGVFYEKGYPAFNDRFPLKKAMTAEERQQQIHDLFVAAT
- a CDS encoding IPT/TIG domain-containing protein; translation: MSHVKVYGPLLGLLLIACVLLAGCSSQSSTSVTTTVPTTQATAKYTAGDVVAKTSSAQTGVWLIVSYDSAKDQYERTTIVKNSDGSWGHRETSTTEKFPRAEMEKLYPAKITHVSVTSIQVQTPTIATTATTVASGPAPSITSISPTSGATGSTVSLTINGNNFQSGATVRLIQPGKMPVVATGVSASSNQITCNVALSNLDAGTANIQVTNPGGQSTSLPGAFTIGAASPTISSFSPTSGDLGESITLTVNGQNLANVLSVILVGSSDSQQIPCTGISNGGTSTKLTCNLAISSSATSETYVVKVIGDGGVAGTSGSTFTVTNKTA
- a CDS encoding sulfite exporter TauE/SafE family protein; its protein translation is METLLFSVLILGVTGCAIGFASGFFGIGGGFLMVPVQYWLLTSLGFDPTLSLRIAFGTSLAVIVPTALSGTWGHHCRRCVLVRPLLLMIIPGILGAVTGAAITIHAPGRLMECLFGVLLLLAAARMFLSAIPTGDGQIRQNPGLYLIWGFVFGLVSGLFGIGGGIVMVPVMTTVLGIPLRQAIGTSTAFMFCSAATGVVSYIVGGMGVPGLPPFSFGYVNGMFWAVLALASVPFALLGVRAAHTIPPEKIRLLFVLVMLGMGTYMISGIA
- a CDS encoding FprA family A-type flavoprotein, with the translated sequence MVSRELVPGVYWVGAYDFDRRIFDELIPLPEGTTYNAYLVKGSEKTALIDTVDPTKEYDLISNLVKLGIEKIDYIVINHAEQDHAGSLPMVLEFYPDAQVVTNAKCRDLLIALLHLPESRFTIIEDNGTLSLGDRTLRFLITPWTHWPETQLTFLAEDRILFPCDLFGFHAATTELFITDEAWACRSAKRYYAEIMMPFRSSIKGYVERVRELDPAIIAPSHGPLYKNPKFILDAYAGWVSDEVKNEVIIPYISMHGSTAKMVDHLTGALVTRGIVVKPFNLSRTDTGELACSLVDAATLVIATPTVLFGPHPSVVSATYLANVLRPKTRFATVIGSYGWGGKTVETITKMLDHVKVELLPPVTVLGEPDEKAMLDLDRLADEILKKHKELNIV
- a CDS encoding desulfoferrodoxin, whose product is MTKLLEVYKCMVCGNIVKVVHASGGTLVCCGQPMVLQQEKTEDQGKEKHVPVVEKTANGILVKIGAVPHPMEEKHYIEWVEVHDGEKVYVRYFKPGEKPEAEFPVKSAEVKVREYCSVHGLWTNKA